TTCTCCAAGGAGGACGAGCTCATTCGCTTCTACGCCTGCCTGGCCGTGGCCGTGCTGGCCGCCAACCGGGAGATCGAGAAGGAGGTGGTGAAGTCGGGCACGCTCGAGCTGGTGGAGCCCTTCATCGCCTCGATGGACCCGGACGAGTTCGCCCGCAGCCTGCTGGACAGCACGGACAGCATGCAGGGCCGCACGGCCGCCGACCTGCAGCACCTGCTGCCCCTGCTGGACGGCACGCGCCTAGAGGGGAAGTGCATCGCCGCCTTCTACCTGTGCGTGGAGTCCAGCATCAAATCGCGCCAGCGCAACACCAAGGTGATCTCCTGCCCGGCCTAAGTGGTGCAACGTGCTGTTTATGTTTACAGTGAATACTCTCTGTGAATCATATTCtggagttgtgtttgtgttgtaagTGTATTTGTCATTGTCTGCTATAAGCACATCTTGTGGTATACTGTATCTCCTGAACCAGATTTTCCAAGAGATTGGCGCGGTGCAGAGCCTGAAGAGGATTGTCATGTACTCCAGTAACGCCACTGCCTGCTCCCTTGCCAAGCGAGCGCTGGGCATGATGGGTGAAGAGGTGCCGCGCCgcatcctctcctctgtgccAAACTGGAAGAGTGGGGAGGTGCAGAGATGGCTGCAGCAGATCGGCTTCAGCATGTACACCGAGCGCTTTCAGGTCTGAACAGCTGTAGCTGGAACAATGTGTGTCATTCACATCTCTCAACAACTTTTGGCAGGAAATACCACCCTCCTCGGTGATGAGCTGCCAGTGTTTGAGGTTATGTTGAGCATGACATGTTATGAATTATGTTCAGAAACAAATGCACAGCTGCCGTTGCTAAACAGAGTGCTTGGTGAAGATCTTAAATAAATCAATAGCATGTCAGGATGTTGTTGTTTCCTTTTCAGGAGTTGCAGGTGGATGGAGATCTGCTTTTAAACATTACAAATGAGGATCTGCTCAATGATCTGGGCATGACTTCAGGGCTCACTCGCAAAAGGTACTTCTACTTCTACAGTCCCAAAGATGTGCTGTGAAACCGTTCAGGTGGTCCTGTGTGTGGGCAGCTTTTATATCTGGGCCGTGTCTGTTTGACCGCAGATTCCTGAGAGACCTTCGTGTTCTGAAGACTTACGCCAACTACTCCACGTGCGACCCCAACAACCTGGCCGACTGGCTGGCCGACGTGGACCCGCGCTTCCGCCAGTACACCTACGGGCTGGTCCAGTCTGGCGTGGACCGTAAGAACATCGTGCACGTCACCGACGAGCAGCTCCGCACCGACTGCAGCGTGGAGAACGGGGTGCACAGGGCCAAAATCTTGTCTGCGCTGCGCCACCCCAAAAAGGCCTGCCTGACCGACGCACAGCCGTCTGGCCCAGACGTCTTCATAAGTTACCGCCGCACCACCGGCTCCCAACTGGCCAGGTCAGAAGATGGCCAAACAGGGGACGATCTTTAGTTTTCTGTGGGCAATGGCCATACTTGGACTTGGTTTAGGGTTTTTGTTGTTATCTTTTTGTTATGGTTATGTCACATTTTTGCTTTATGTCTTAGATATTTGATATCATTTTCATTAGATCATTAGTTCTTCAGTGGTATGCTTTGTTGTaacattttgtcattttttttcttttgtgatTTTTTCCTTCATATCATTACCACTGTATATTTGTTGTCCTTTCATTTTAGAGAATGTCATTCATGCTTTTGTTAAAGTTCTGGAATCACTTGACACTTTACTATTAGTTACTTCATTGCTTAATGGCTTTATGCAAGCCATTATGTACTGTGTAGACTTTATAATGAGATCACTCCTTTGTATCTGAGgtgatattattatttaaaactcCCTCCtatacatcccccccccccccaatccaccCCCTTCCTGTAtttttatctctctcgctccctctctgtagTCTGCTGAAGGTGCACCTTCAGCTTCGTGGCTACAGTGTGTTCATCGACGTGGAGAAGCTGGAGGCTGGTCGCTTTGAGGAGAAGCTGATCCAGAGTGTGCAGCGGGCACGCAACTTCATCCTGGTCCTTTCGGCCAACGCCCTGGACAAATGCATGGGGGACCTAGCCATGAAGGACTGGGTGCACAAGGTCAGATGGGGACAGTTGTGGCGGTTTTATTGTACTCTTTAAATCTCATTTCCCCATTTTTAAATCTTATCATGACACCATGTGACTTCTGGTTATCTGCTAGAATGACTAAAAGGCTGCTTTAACCCATGCAGGAGATTGTCACTGCTCTCAGTGGGAAAAAGAACATTGTTCCGGTCACAGACAACTTTCTGTGGCCTGATCCCAAATCTCTTCCAGATGATATGAGTTCCATCCTCAACTTCAATGGTATCAAGTAAGTCAGCTTTGAACATGTAGTGGTGTAACATTAAAGACTATGTTTTTCAATCCACAGACATTGTTGTTATATGAGCTCATACAGCTATTTTTTGCTAAATAGTCTGTTTGTTTATGAAAGTTTTCTTATGAAGCAGCTATACTATTTCAACTCCCTCTGTCTTGAAATGCACAGATGGTCCCATGAGTATCAGGAGGCAACCATAGAGAAGATCCTGCGCTTCCTCAAGGGGAACCCAAGCCAGGACCAACTGGACAGAGCCAAGGACCCAGAGTTACCAAAGCAGGAGTAGATCTAAAGATGTCCCTCCAGGAGATGGGGCTCATGGTCCAAGGTATATCTCGTGTGGCCTCTGTAACGTCCAAAGAGCCCTATGTGTTCTGCTCCTTCCTTTAGCAGTAGCTTAGACTCAACCTCTCCATCCACCTGCATGTAACAGCAGAGATGGAACAATCCAGGTTCAGGAAGAAGTCTCCTCCCCCATGTTTTTACCCTAACTGTGAACTTATCATCTTATCTTGTTCAGCTTGTTTGCCCCCTTGGTCATATTCTACTCTGAAGCATATCCAGACATGTGATTGAATTAATTTGGAAGAACTCTTAACACTTTCTGTCCTGGAAGTTCCACCTTTGGCTTTCACTTGTACTAACCCTATCATTCAAGGTTGACCTCTAGACCAGGTAAAATATAAAGAGCTCAGGGGTCCAGTCTCTTGTGTGAATGCTTTGAATACCTTATCGTTTCAGTAGCTTCAAGTGATCTGAGAAGGATGTGCTGCCTACCTCTCAGGAATACCCAACACACTTTTTCACCTCTCACTGACGCTTTCTGTGGGGAATGATCTACTAATAACAGTAATAACTGTACTTTATTTCATGTCAACCGCAGTCATTTTCCATGTCAATGATTGCTGTCAACAATCTCTTTAGGTAGGTAATGGTTCTATAGAGAGGGTGTATGAGCAAGATCTTTTTAGGTGCCTTTATTGTAACCAGCATGCTTTTTCTACCCCATCCTATTAATGCAGATTGTAAGTTAGATAGCTTTGTGAATATAGgaatatgatcagtttggaaagCAAAGTCAAATGATATACATGTATGAAGGAATTATTCAAACATGAAAGGCATGAAGTTCTGAAGCACATCGCTTACATATAATCAGAGTATATTTCACTTGCCAGGCACATGAAGTGTACTGAGTAGAGATTGCCCTTTAGAGGAAATTGTATATAGAACAAAATGTAACTGTAATGATGACAAAGGCTGTCAGTATCACTGTGAAAATAATTTGTGTAATAATCATTTTAATGTCGCCATGCAGAGGCCATATCAGTCTGTTAATGCTCAAACCTATCTACTAATGGAAACAATGTGCAGTATTCGCCAAGAGAGAAGCAGGCCTCCACAAACCACACCATATAGTTTTGCAGTACTttcacagaggtggaaaactctcCAGCTATGTAGATAATCAGTGTCACACAGTGTATAATAAGTGCAAGTGCAAATAAAGAAAACTATGCCACTTATGGCACAATACAATACCAGTCATTGACATACTGCGTCAGGGGGATTTACTGTCATTTCCCAAATAATGTTAATGGTTTTAGCCTATGTTGGGCTCTGTTCTGTTGCCTTAATGTACAATTGTTGCTGTTCTTGTCTGTCAAATATTAGAATCAAATGTCAATATAATGGTTTGTGTTTCAAATTTAATACAAGAAAGATCAGATTGGACATTCTGTAATCTTGCAGTGCTGTACAATTcaaagataataataaaaatgataaATTGTTTGCCAGACCCAATGGTAGCAATAAAAAGCAAGCCTTCTTTATAGCATTAAAAATGTAAACCCTTTGTGACATCAGGtctcagacagtcagacagctTGTGGCCGTTAGCATTAGCGACTCCACTGGAGGCTAACAGGAAGCATGTGATAAGTCACtggcccctttctctcttcccctgcgGGTCGTTCGGCCACACGCTGTGGGTAAACACAGACGGACCCTCTGTGCGCAGTCACATCCACATGACGACATCCATTgtgcctgctcctctctccctccctccccaagtcCTGTGTTGTGGCTGGAGTGTAAGATTACGGCTCAACATACGGAAACTGATGACCACGAGTGGTTCACACCCTCTCAAAGCCACCGAGACCACTGATGGGGATCTGTCTGTTCCAGGAGCACGTACAGTATGACCAGTCCTGAGATGTTATTTGAGTCCACCTCAGGGAGATCAGCTGGGTCAGTCTTACACAAGCACATTACCCGTGTAATAGATGTTCAACCAGGGATTATGAGGGAGCCCTCTGGCAATCTGCTGATGATATGTCTAGACCCTAATCTCAGTGTCACTGGTTTTATTCACCAATTGAGACATACTGTTAAATGATcacttacattaattcatgCTTAATTACGAGTTCATATGATACATTTTTTagaagtgtgtttttatttggtgTTCAAAAGATTTTGAAAGGAAAGATACATTATCTATTGTGGGTCTAATCTATCAGATATCTGAGCAAGACAACACAGATTATTTTACAATCAAGTGTAGTAAATTGTGTCATAAACAAGTGAAATAATTTGTCATAATTTCACAATCAATTCAACTAATTTAAAGAGATATGGTAGAGGTTAcgataagaaaaaaaatatggcaGCATTTTAAGTCAAAGTTAAGGCACATACAAATACGCGCTTGAAACATACTCACATGTTTCAATATATTAGTGCAATGTTTTTAACACTGGTTTGGAACAACCTGATTATTTTAATCTTGATGATTGCAGTTTACAGATCATGGAAATAAAAAATCCAGTatctcaatatactgtatatatttttaaatacataaatgtcGACCTGAGAAGACCTCTAATCAGCTGAAGTCAAATATACCGACAATGGTTCCCTTAGACTTTATGAGCAGGGCAATGGCTTTTTCCATCATATTCCCATTTTTGAGATGCACTTGGGTGTACCGCTGTATGGCTCACAGAGCTCCTGAGTTTGACAGACTCTGTGGAGCACTCTCCACTCTGGTCAGCCTCAAGACACTATAGAACTCTCTGtgttctccatcctcctctgctGGCAGCCGAGTGTCCTGCAAAGTCACAATCATCGCCCTTCAGACTCCCAAACCCAGGCAACAATCAGCGGTggatttcccaaaaccatagttgctaacctgttagcagcttagttggttggcaattgGAAATTGcatagcaaccaacaaagttgctaacttagttagcaactattgTTTTGGGAAACTTGTCCCAGTACGTACAGGAAAGCATTCAGGATGAACTGGAGTTACAGCTCGACCGTCACATGGGAAGTTGCCACTGGAATACTAATTCAATTGGATGAATAATTCAAGAAAAAATTCCTTAGGCAAAGGAAATTCATTACAGTCAATTTCGAAGGAATATCAAACATCTTTGTGCTGAATAGGCCTAATCATACACCACACCCACAAGCCAAACAAACATTACAGAGACAAGAACATGCTCATACAGATGCCAGAGACCATGACCAATATTTTAAATAGATAGAGAGTACAGGGAGAGCCAAAC
The Sardina pilchardus chromosome 13, fSarPil1.1, whole genome shotgun sequence genome window above contains:
- the sarm1 gene encoding NAD(+) hydrolase SARM1 isoform X2, translating into MLRDPGSDRLTVPEYVSRLQSRKSSPAPDQRAVSPGITADVQSVLDGSLPALRSAVKTLKSAKDTADLEETRRAIAEIYQLVEEAWVLPALGRQVAEEICNRIRLDGGLELLLQHLHSPAVEITYESAKLLEQILVSENRDYVARMGLGVILNLTRSQEDAQLARSVSGILEHMFKHTEETSVQLISNGALDALLFWCRGTDPTVLRHCAVALANCAMYGGHRCQRLMIEKQAAEWLFPLAFSKEDELIRFYACLAVAVLAANREIEKEVVKSGTLELVEPFIASMDPDEFARSLLDSTDSMQGRTAADLQHLLPLLDGTRLEGKCIAAFYLCVESSIKSRQRNTKIFQEIGAVQSLKRIVMYSSNATACSLAKRALGMMGEEVPRRILSSVPNWKSGEVQRWLQQIGFSMYTERFQELQVDGDLLLNITNEDLLNDLGMTSGLTRKRFLRDLRVLKTYANYSTCDPNNLADWLADVDPRFRQYTYGLVQSGVDRKNIVHVTDEQLRTDCSVENGVHRAKILSALRHPKKACLTDAQPSGPDVFISYRRTTGSQLASLLKVHLQLRGYSVFIDVEKLEAGRFEEKLIQSVQRARNFILVLSANALDKCMGDLAMKDWVHKEIVTALSGKKNIVPVTDNFLWPDPKSLPDDMSSILNFNGIKWSHEYQEATIEKILRFLKGNPSQDQLDRAKDPELPKQE
- the sarm1 gene encoding NAD(+) hydrolase SARM1 isoform X1, with product MLLSLLVYISKLCRYLSMFSSDRLTVPEYVSRLQSRKSSPAPDQRAVSPGITADVQSVLDGSLPALRSAVKTLKSAKDTADLEETRRAIAEIYQLVEEAWVLPALGRQVAEEICNRIRLDGGLELLLQHLHSPAVEITYESAKLLEQILVSENRDYVARMGLGVILNLTRSQEDAQLARSVSGILEHMFKHTEETSVQLISNGALDALLFWCRGTDPTVLRHCAVALANCAMYGGHRCQRLMIEKQAAEWLFPLAFSKEDELIRFYACLAVAVLAANREIEKEVVKSGTLELVEPFIASMDPDEFARSLLDSTDSMQGRTAADLQHLLPLLDGTRLEGKCIAAFYLCVESSIKSRQRNTKIFQEIGAVQSLKRIVMYSSNATACSLAKRALGMMGEEVPRRILSSVPNWKSGEVQRWLQQIGFSMYTERFQELQVDGDLLLNITNEDLLNDLGMTSGLTRKRFLRDLRVLKTYANYSTCDPNNLADWLADVDPRFRQYTYGLVQSGVDRKNIVHVTDEQLRTDCSVENGVHRAKILSALRHPKKACLTDAQPSGPDVFISYRRTTGSQLASLLKVHLQLRGYSVFIDVEKLEAGRFEEKLIQSVQRARNFILVLSANALDKCMGDLAMKDWVHKEIVTALSGKKNIVPVTDNFLWPDPKSLPDDMSSILNFNGIKWSHEYQEATIEKILRFLKGNPSQDQLDRAKDPELPKQE